The DNA region TATGTTTTTTACATTAAATTTTGCTCCTAAATTCTTGTTGAATTTGTGGCTAAATACAAAGTCTAAAAGCGGAACTCCTTTTTCAATAATGTTTTCCTTAAAGTTTGTGCCAATACTGTACACTTTGTCGCTTTGGTAGTTGAATACTAAAGTTGAAACGGTTTCTTTATCGTTTAACTCAAATCTGTATGAAACATCTGCGTTAACAGTAAAGGGAGCAGCGCCTTCTAATTGAGAGCTATCTCCGGTGTAGTTGAACAAGGTGTTGGCTGTGTTAAACTCCAGTTTGGTGCTCATCAAAGTAGCGTTACCTCCAAGGGAAAGGGTTTGGGATTTTTCACTATCTGTATCTTCGATAGAGATAATATCCAGTTTGCCTTCTAATTCCAATCCAAAAACAGTAGCGTCACCAGAATTGTCAAAGGTGAAGTCTCTTTCGATTGCAGAGTTTCTTTCTAATCGGTTAATGGAGTTTTGAATTAATTTCCCGAAAACACCTATGGAAAAAAGCTCACTCTTGTTTGGGAACAACTCGAATTTAAGTTCGCCGTTATAGTTGTCTGACGGCATCAAAGCTGGGTTACCACTTTCTTGATAGTTGATGCCTTCGTAAGTAAATGGGGCAATTTCCTTAAACTGAGGGTAAGTGTACGTTACGCTACCAGAGGCTCTTAAGTTGATTTTGTCGTTAAGCTGATATTTCAGGTTAAGAGTAGGTAAAACGTATTGTTTGTCCAAAGTAATCTGGCTGTTGTTTGTGAACCCAGGGAAACTAATGTTGGTGTCCCATTCTACGTCCATTTTTACATCTTCTGCACGTACGCCAAAATTGGCAGTAAGCTTTTCGTTGAATTTATAAACCGCATCAATATAAACGGCATGTGTAGTTTTTTTGGCATCGTATAATTGCGGAAGATAAGTTTCGGCATCGTCGCTGTTCCTACCTCTTGATGTCTCTATGCCAAATACACCATTGTCCAAATTGGTTTGGTTGAATGTGGCGTCTAAGTTTTCTACATCTACAAACGTATTCCTTGGGTTAGAGAAGTTATGGTCAAAGTAAATACCGTCAAATTTTCTATCGGTAATATTCCCATTATATCCCAATGTAATTTTGCCTTTATTTTCAAAACGGTCGCCAAGGTATTTCACAATATTTAAGTTTCCTGCGATACTATTTTCAAATAAGTTGCCGTAAAACCTACTGTTGTCCCTAACCGCATTTTGGGAAATTCTGGTTCTGTTGGTGTCGTTATTTATAATTAAAGTGTTTTTTCTTCTATCCGGTTCGTCATTATAAATGGCATTATAACTTACTGAGGCGTTGGCGTCAAAAGACTCTCCTAGTTTGTGTTCTGATAATAACTGGTTAACGAAAAGCTTATTTTGAACTTCAGTTTGCAATATTACGTTCACTAATCTATTGTCTTCAGCATCTCTACCAATGTCATTTGTTGTTCCAACAAAATCTTCAATTTTTTGGGTGTTGGAGTGTACAAATAAATGGTTGTAGCTCAGTTTGTGGCTGTTATTGATTTTGTAAACCAAATTGCCCATTAACATCTTGGAGGCATTGTAATCATAAGTTTTTGTATCAAAAATAGACCCCACATTTAATGAGCCATCTTCATTAATATCAACTATGGCATCAGATTGCCCTTCACGATAAGCATATTTATTATCAAAAGACCCCACAAGGAATATGCTAATGTTGCTTTCGTCAGATAATGTTATTTTTTTTCCGTAGTTCAATGAAACGCCCAATGTTGGATTGGCTTTGCCTGAATTAGGGGAATAGCTGTTGTCAAAATTGTAATTAGACAAACTTCGTATTTTGTGTTGGGTGTTGCTATTAACCCCAAACCAATTGGCACCATCCATTTCCTTAAAATCCTTAAACGTAGTTTGGGTGTTTGCTCCTGATGAAAGGCTGACTTTGAATAATGATTTGTCGGTAGTTTCTTTGCTAACAATGTCAATGCTTGCACCCGATACATCTGAAGACATGTATGAAGAAAACGCCTTGCCGATGCCTACGCTTTCAATAATATCTGAGCTGAATAGTGATAGGTCGACATTTTTGTTTCTTGGATCATTAGAAGGTAACGGTAAACCGTTAAGCGTAGTAGAATTGTAGCGGTCACCTAAACCACGAACATAAATTTTACTCGATCCTTCTTGTTTGTTAACGCCGGTAACTTTTAGTGTTGCATCGGCAGCATCTGATACCGCTTTTTTGCTAAGCTCTTGTGCACCTATGGCTGTTTTTATTTGTACCGCTTTTTTCTGCTCCAACAACAGGGCAGTTTCACTTTCACGTTTGGTAGTTGTGGTAATTACCACCTCGTCCAACGAAGCGGCACTTGCGCCCATGGGCACATTCACTTCGGTTACTTTTCCGGCCACTACGGTAACGGCAAGTTCTTGGGTTTCGTAACCCACAAAACTATATATTAAAGTGTAGTCGCCAGCATCTAAATTTTCAAGGGCGTATAATCCGTCAAAATCAGAAGTGGTTCCTTTTGTAGTACCTTTTATCAACACATTGGCAAAGGCCAAAGGCTCATTGTTATATTCTTTGTCGGTTAGTTTACCAACCACAGAACCAGTATTTTGTCCGTAAAAAACCGATGCTGTAATTAGCGCTAAAAATAGAGTGAATTTTTTCATATTTCTTAGTTTTTATCTTGTGCAAATAACGATACACTATGTGAACGGGGTGTTACCTATGGGTTAAACAATGGTAATAGAAGTGTTATGTAAACGTTATGCTTAACTGGGTTTTTAGAGAAAATAGTTACATTAATTTAATGTTGGAAATGATGTGTTTTGACTTTTGAATTTTAAAAAGGAGGGGTAAGATTGGAAATAGCTTTTCTTGAAAATCATGAGAGATAGATTGGGGATGAAATCTAAAATCGAAGTAAGGTTAGGTCGTGGAATTCAAATGGAGCTTAAAATCAATTCTTCGAAAAAAGAAAAGTTTTTTCAGATGGAAAATAACTCCAACGAAGTCTAAGTCTGGAAAATAAAGAATGTGTTGACTGTCGGAAACATGGTTGTTACTGATCCGAAGTGTTTTTTGAACTTTGCCCGGCGTTTGCCATGGCCATAGCTAAAGCGATATCGTCCATAGAAACGTTGCTAGCTTCCAAAGTGAGTTTCAATTCTACTGGGTTAAAGCCATCAACATGAACATCAACTTCTTGAGGTTCGTAACCTACAAAACTGCAAACCAAAGTGTAATCGCCGGCTTTCAAGTTTTCAATAACAAACATGCCGGTTTGGTCGGTGCTGGCTTTTACCTCGGTATCTTTAATGCTGATGTCAGCCAAAACCAAAGGCGCATTTTCAACTTCATTGTCTAAAACCTTTCCAACAATAAGCCCAGTCTTTTGGCTAAAGGAAAGTGTGCTGAAAAGTATAGCGGCAATGACAATAATATGCTTCATGTTTATTAATGTGTAAATAAGTGGCAAAATAAGCGAAACATTATAAATCTAATGTTACCTAAATATTAAACAACGATGATTAAAATGTTACCGTAATGTTAACTCGTGTGTGGCAAAAAAACGAAAGTAAAGCCCATAGGTTAATAAGATCTTTTTTATCTTGCCTTGCTTTAAAAATGAACAATGAACTGGGAACAACTACTATCCTTAAAACGCTTTGGCGATACCAATAAAAGATTAAGAAAAGAGCAGGACGAAACCCGACTAGGCTTCGAAGTGGATTATGATCGTATTATTTTTTCTTCGGAATTTAGAAGTCTTCAGGATAAAACCCAGGTGATTCCGTTGTCGCAAACCGATTTTGTGCACACCCGTTTAACCCACAGTTTAGAAGTGAGCGTAGTGGGGCGTTCGTTGGGAAGAAAAGTGGGGTTGAAGGTTTTGGAAAAACACCCGCATTTACAGAGTGTTCACGGCTATCAGGCCAACGATTTTGGGGCTATTGTTGCCACGGCGGCATTGGCGCACGATATTGGTAATCCACCGTTCGGGCATTCGGGCGAAAAGGCCATCGGTGAATTTTTTAAAACGGGCGAAGGGAAACAATACCAATCCCAACTTACCGAGAAACAATACCAAGACCTTTGCGATTTCGAGGGCAATGCCAACGGCTTTAAGATACTGACCCAAAATCGCCCTGGGCGAAAAGGCGGTTTGCGAATGAGCTATGCCACACTCGGAGCCTTTACCAAATACCCAAAAGAGTCGTTGCCCAAAAAGCCCACAACCCATATCGCCGATAAAAAATATGGATTTTTCCAAAGTGATAAAGATGCTTTTGTAGATGTAGCCAATGAATTGAGTTTGATAAAACGAAGCAACGACCACATTAGTTTTTCACGTCACCCTTTGGCCTATTTGGTTGAAGCGGCCGACGATATTTGCTATACCATCATCGATTTTGAAGATGGCATTAATTTGGGGCTTATTCAAGAGGAATATGCTTTGGAGTATCTTTCAAAAGTCATTCGCGAAAATATTATAGCCGAAAACTATTATGCGCTATCCAGCCGCGAAGATCGTATTGGCTATTTACGTGCGCTCGCCATTGGGGCACTTATTAACGATGCGGTAGATATTTTTATGGCCAATGAAGACGCTATTTTAAACGGTAGTTTTGATTGCGGTCTGTTGGATAAAAGTAAGTACGATGCCCAAATTAAGGACATCATAAAAATTAGTGTTGAAAACGTGTACCAATCGGAAGAGGTGGTTGATAAAGAAATTGCTGGTTACCAAATTATCAATAAGCTGTTGGGCGTTTACACGGCTGCGGTAAATAACTCGTACAACGGCACGGCTTCAAATTACGATAAATTGATACTGACCCGTATGCCCGAAACCATCAATTTTAAGAGCGATAATCTGTACCAAAGACTGCTTTCGGTTTGCCATTATGTATCGTTGTTGTCGGATAGTAAAGCCATCCAAAACTTTAAAAAGATAGAAGGGGTAACCTTTTAAAGCGGCATAAGAAATGAAAGGTGATTGTTCTATTTACTTTTCATTTACAACGAATAGCGGAATGCCCGCATAAAACGTTAGTTTTTTTGTGACACTCTTATGGAATAGTTTATCAAGAAATGTTCTTTTAGGAATAAAAAGAGCCAGCACGTCGGTTTGGTGTTCCTTTAAAAAATCATCCACCCCATTTAAAACAGAAGTGTTTTTTACCAAATGAACATTAGAAGAATCGGCGGAAAGCCCTTTGGCTTTTAAGTTGGCGATAGCCTGATTTTCAGAATTATCTACAACATGAAGATATTCTATTGAAGCTCCAAACAAATCTGCAAATTCAGAAAGTGATTTCAGAAAGGTGTCGTCTTTCTCTTTTAGGGAAGTCGAGTAGGTTATGGTTTTAAGATCCTTGATCTCGGTGTCAGTGGGAACGGCTAATACCGGGCAGTGCGCATTCATCATGGTTTTTGTTGTAATGCTGCCCATAATTTTGTTCAGCGCATTTCTTTCACCTTTGGTACCCATAATAATGAGGTCGTACTTATGGTCGCTAAATTCTATGATTTTATTTGTTGTTTCGTCAGAAGGAAATACCACTTGACTTCCTATGGCATTGGCGTCATATGGTTTTATAAATTCAGCCATTTTTTTCTTCATGTCTTTTTGAAACATTTTGCGGCCATCGCGAAGTTCTTTAGGGTCCATGTAAAGCTCCTTGCCTTTGCCGGGTTCTGGGTAGACGTGTATTACATCAACTCTAGAGTCGGCTTTCTTAGCGATGCTTATGGCGTAAGCAAATGCTTTATGGGCGGCAGGCGAAAAGTCTGTAGGGAATAGTATTTTTTTCATCTTTTTTAGTTTAGGCTTGGTTGCGGTTTGTGTTTAGTGACTTGTCCACGGTTAACAACCTTATTATAACTAAAATACGAAATTAATCCCTAAAGATCAAACGGCTTTGATAGCTTTTAAATTCACAATGATCATGGTCATAAAACCAAGATTATTTAGACTTTATTCGTTTAAATAATCGACTAAGTCTTGTAGTTTGTCAACAGATTCCTGTAATCCGCCTTTTCTATTTCTAATGAGCCATACCGATTTATGGCTGTCAATTAAATTTGAAAGTGTGTTGGCCAATTCTTTCCTTTTTTTAGAAGGGATGTTTTTAGTGGCCATATCTTTTGCATCTAAGCGCGCTATTCCCAATTGAATACCAAATAATGCTAATTTAGAGGCTTGTTTTAATTCTTTGATGATTATCTCACCATCAGCTGATATTGGTTTGGCTTTTTGAAGTTGGTTTAAACCGTTTTCAATTTCGGCTTTAGCAGCTAAAAATCCCGCTTTAGTTAGGTGTTTGGTTTGGTAATGGCCGTTAATGGTCCATCTAAATCGGCGTAGCATTAAGTGGTAAGCGTTGGCATTCCCTTCTGGGATGTTCGCTTTTAAATAAGCGTTTCCCAAAGTTAATAGGGCTTTTGCGGTGTAACCCGTAGCGTCTTTAAAGACATATTTATTCAGCAGAAATTCCAAATTATTTATGGTGTCTTCAGAATAATTCCACGCATAATTAGCACCTAAAACCAACGAAGGGTAACTCACCGATTTGGGTTGAAAATGCCCAAAATCGCCCCAGTCTGTGATAAGGTAACCTTTGGCATTATATTTTTTACCTGCTATTGCGGCGTTTTTTAAATTGATAAACGCGTTGTTGTTTCTGCCAATCTCCGAACGCCAACTCGAAGTGCCGGGGCACACATAAAAATCTAAATCGGCTTTATGGAATTCAATTAAATTTTTATCAAACGGATAGGTAGCGTCGTAGCCCCAAACCAGTGCCGTCATGTTTTTAGGGATGTCCTTAATCAATCCGGGGTGGTTTAAAACAATATCGCCCCAAAACTGGGTTTGCTTTCCGTTTTTTACCACTTCATCATTCAGTTTTTTCAGGAAGTTGAGGTACACTTGGCCTTTGCCAATGGAGTCGCATAAGGCCTTCGATTTTCCTAAGCCCAACTCTAAGGTTTCATCGCCGCCAATGTTGGCATATTTGCTCGAAAAATGGGGGAGAAGTTCGGCATAAAGCTCCTGCATAAGCTCAAAAGATTTTGGGTTTGTTGGTGCTAATGCAGTTCTGCTTTTGTTGCCCCACTTGGTTTTGCAGTCGGTTTCACATTCGCTCAAATCTAAATAGGCATCGTGCTTTAACCAATTTTCCATGTGGCCAAACGAGTTTTGGTTGGGCACTAAATCAATTCCTCTTTTTAAGCAATAAAGGTCCAATTCTTGAATTTGAGATGCGGTTAACGGGCTCGCATTTTGCCAAACTACCGGATGGTTACGATAGGCAAAAGTATGTTCGGTATATAGTTGTAATTCGTTAAGGCGCCATGCCGCCAATTGATCAATTAATTGATAGAGGCTTGCCATGCTGGGGACTTTGTTACGGCTTATATCAAGCATATAGCCCCGTTTTTCAAAGTTTGCCCAATCGTTGATTTCTATTTGCGGAAGGGGGGTGTTATTTGTTTTTACATATCCCAAAAGTTGATTTAAGGTCTGCTTGCCGTAACGTAAAGCATTGGTGTTTTTTGCGGATAACCTGATTTCAGTAGGCTTTATGTTTAAACGGTAACTGTCAAACTGTTCTAAATCCGCATTGATTTCAAAACAAATATTAAAGTCATTATTTGGTGTGTGGACTATGAATTTTCCAGCAGAAGCTTCCTTTAGACTCGATTTTAAGAATGCCTCTAAATCTGAAATTTGTGATGGGCGAATCGCCACCGAATCATTATTAACTAATAATTTTTGTGGGGTAAAGAGTAAATGTTTAACAATACTGTCGTTGGCGAACAGAAAACTATTTTGAAGTATGGTAATAAAAAGGATGAAAGCCTTAATGTTCATATAAATGATTTGGGTTTAAAATGGAAATATTGGATGATTGCTCCCAGCCGCTTTAAAATAAATGTGTTGATTACAGCTAAACGAAGGCAGTTGAAAATTTTAAAAAGTCAACAGGCATAACTCTTAAAGGTAAGCAAAAGTTTAAGGTTGTTAAGGCTATTTATTGTAAACATATGTTTTTTATTAGTAACGTAAACTCCTCTGTTTTCTTATTGGCCACCAAAAAGCCAAGTTCCTCAATGGTTTTTCCAGAAAATTTTGGGATGCTTAAATTACGCCCTCTGAACCGAGGAAAAAGATCTTTTAGTTTGACGATAAGCGTTTGCCATTCACCTGTTGTTGTAAAATATGAAACGTATGAGTGGTTGTCGTCAAGATTTGCTTTTACTCTAAACTGGTAGCGTTTGCCATCGCCTTTTATTCTTAAGACTATTTCCTGGAAACCTTGGGTATCAATGGAATCGCCTCGGTACCGTAAGGAAGAGAATCCACCATTGTTATCTAAAGAAACCTTGCCGTAAAACATGCCCATACCGTCTTCATTAAGCTTAAAATGCCCTGAAGATTTA from Tamlana crocina includes:
- a CDS encoding CIA30 family protein → MPAHTIFTFNKTSNLEHWKVVDDAVMGGKSSGHFKLNEDGMGMFYGKVSLDNNGGFSSLRYRGDSIDTQGFQEIVLRIKGDGKRYQFRVKANLDDNHSYVSYFTTTGEWQTLIVKLKDLFPRFRGRNLSIPKFSGKTIEELGFLVANKKTEEFTLLIKNICLQ
- a CDS encoding carboxypeptidase-like regulatory domain-containing protein; translated protein: MKHIIVIAAILFSTLSFSQKTGLIVGKVLDNEVENAPLVLADISIKDTEVKASTDQTGMFVIENLKAGDYTLVCSFVGYEPQEVDVHVDGFNPVELKLTLEASNVSMDDIALAMAMANAGQSSKNTSDQ
- a CDS encoding universal stress protein translates to MKKILFPTDFSPAAHKAFAYAISIAKKADSRVDVIHVYPEPGKGKELYMDPKELRDGRKMFQKDMKKKMAEFIKPYDANAIGSQVVFPSDETTNKIIEFSDHKYDLIIMGTKGERNALNKIMGSITTKTMMNAHCPVLAVPTDTEIKDLKTITYSTSLKEKDDTFLKSLSEFADLFGASIEYLHVVDNSENQAIANLKAKGLSADSSNVHLVKNTSVLNGVDDFLKEHQTDVLALFIPKRTFLDKLFHKSVTKKLTFYAGIPLFVVNEK
- the dgt gene encoding dGTP triphosphohydrolase codes for the protein MNWEQLLSLKRFGDTNKRLRKEQDETRLGFEVDYDRIIFSSEFRSLQDKTQVIPLSQTDFVHTRLTHSLEVSVVGRSLGRKVGLKVLEKHPHLQSVHGYQANDFGAIVATAALAHDIGNPPFGHSGEKAIGEFFKTGEGKQYQSQLTEKQYQDLCDFEGNANGFKILTQNRPGRKGGLRMSYATLGAFTKYPKESLPKKPTTHIADKKYGFFQSDKDAFVDVANELSLIKRSNDHISFSRHPLAYLVEAADDICYTIIDFEDGINLGLIQEEYALEYLSKVIRENIIAENYYALSSREDRIGYLRALAIGALINDAVDIFMANEDAILNGSFDCGLLDKSKYDAQIKDIIKISVENVYQSEEVVDKEIAGYQIINKLLGVYTAAVNNSYNGTASNYDKLILTRMPETINFKSDNLYQRLLSVCHYVSLLSDSKAIQNFKKIEGVTF
- a CDS encoding TonB-dependent receptor, whose product is MKKFTLFLALITASVFYGQNTGSVVGKLTDKEYNNEPLAFANVLIKGTTKGTTSDFDGLYALENLDAGDYTLIYSFVGYETQELAVTVVAGKVTEVNVPMGASAASLDEVVITTTTKRESETALLLEQKKAVQIKTAIGAQELSKKAVSDAADATLKVTGVNKQEGSSKIYVRGLGDRYNSTTLNGLPLPSNDPRNKNVDLSLFSSDIIESVGIGKAFSSYMSSDVSGASIDIVSKETTDKSLFKVSLSSGANTQTTFKDFKEMDGANWFGVNSNTQHKIRSLSNYNFDNSYSPNSGKANPTLGVSLNYGKKITLSDESNISIFLVGSFDNKYAYREGQSDAIVDINEDGSLNVGSIFDTKTYDYNASKMLMGNLVYKINNSHKLSYNHLFVHSNTQKIEDFVGTTNDIGRDAEDNRLVNVILQTEVQNKLFVNQLLSEHKLGESFDANASVSYNAIYNDEPDRRKNTLIINNDTNRTRISQNAVRDNSRFYGNLFENSIAGNLNIVKYLGDRFENKGKITLGYNGNITDRKFDGIYFDHNFSNPRNTFVDVENLDATFNQTNLDNGVFGIETSRGRNSDDAETYLPQLYDAKKTTHAVYIDAVYKFNEKLTANFGVRAEDVKMDVEWDTNISFPGFTNNSQITLDKQYVLPTLNLKYQLNDKINLRASGSVTYTYPQFKEIAPFTYEGINYQESGNPALMPSDNYNGELKFELFPNKSELFSIGVFGKLIQNSINRLERNSAIERDFTFDNSGDATVFGLELEGKLDIISIEDTDSEKSQTLSLGGNATLMSTKLEFNTANTLFNYTGDSSQLEGAAPFTVNADVSYRFELNDKETVSTLVFNYQSDKVYSIGTNFKENIIEKGVPLLDFVFSHKFNKNLGAKFNVKNILNPSFDRYRDIPEKLTMNTYKRGTSFSVGISYDL
- a CDS encoding family 20 glycosylhydrolase, with amino-acid sequence MNIKAFILFITILQNSFLFANDSIVKHLLFTPQKLLVNNDSVAIRPSQISDLEAFLKSSLKEASAGKFIVHTPNNDFNICFEINADLEQFDSYRLNIKPTEIRLSAKNTNALRYGKQTLNQLLGYVKTNNTPLPQIEINDWANFEKRGYMLDISRNKVPSMASLYQLIDQLAAWRLNELQLYTEHTFAYRNHPVVWQNASPLTASQIQELDLYCLKRGIDLVPNQNSFGHMENWLKHDAYLDLSECETDCKTKWGNKSRTALAPTNPKSFELMQELYAELLPHFSSKYANIGGDETLELGLGKSKALCDSIGKGQVYLNFLKKLNDEVVKNGKQTQFWGDIVLNHPGLIKDIPKNMTALVWGYDATYPFDKNLIEFHKADLDFYVCPGTSSWRSEIGRNNNAFINLKNAAIAGKKYNAKGYLITDWGDFGHFQPKSVSYPSLVLGANYAWNYSEDTINNLEFLLNKYVFKDATGYTAKALLTLGNAYLKANIPEGNANAYHLMLRRFRWTINGHYQTKHLTKAGFLAAKAEIENGLNQLQKAKPISADGEIIIKELKQASKLALFGIQLGIARLDAKDMATKNIPSKKRKELANTLSNLIDSHKSVWLIRNRKGGLQESVDKLQDLVDYLNE